The following nucleotide sequence is from Candidatus Kaelpia aquatica.
GCAGTAGGAAATAGAACGGAACAAGAGTCGCTTAAAGTCTCAGCTGCTGTAAAGTAGATATCGTCTACGTATATTGTCCCTTCTTTCTGAGTTGCTTTCCAATCTTCAAAAACTATAACAAGCTTTCTCATGCTGCCCCACTCTAAGGCGCCTACAAATCGATCTAGGTCTACCGTATACTCTCTCCATTCATCGCTAAGTCCTGTTATGTAATAAGCACCTTTCTTGCCTTGAGAGTCTTGGACCTCCAATTTAAAATCTTTCGTATACCCTTTATCTCTATCTCCTTTGGCCCAAATTACTATCTGCTTATACTGACTTAAATCGACAGCTCCAAGATCAAACCAGACACCATTAAAAGCTGAGGATGGAGAGTCAACATCGTAATCTATTCTCAAAGAATATCCGCTATCACCTACATGGGTTAGGGATGAGAAAGAGTCATAACAACTCTGAGAGTAATCGTTAGGGGCTTTATCCCAAGCACCGAAATCACCTAGGCTAGACTTGTTCTCTTTTTCGTTAAAATGGCTTAAGAGAAATATTCCCGGAACTTCTGCTTGGGCTATCGGCTTTAGGTCTTCCTGGAATTCCTGGCGGGATTGTTCGCGCTTCTCTCTAATATTTTTAACTTTTAAATATCTATTTGTAGAAAATATAACTATTAAAATCACAAAAACCAAGGCTGCTATTAAAGAAATTTTCCTCATCTATAAAACTTTCTGTTTATGCAAAGGCGGAGTATGTTCTACTCCGCCTTGATAGATTAATTACAATTTTTTGTTATTCAAACATGACATCATCAAAATAGACAGTTCCCTCTTTTACTTCACATCTCCAATCTTCAAAGACTACAACAAATTCGTCCAGATTAGTGAAGTCGGATATCCCTGCTACTCTTGCAAGAGGAACTTCTATCTTCTGCCATTGATCTGTAATACCTGTAACATAATACTTTCCTATCTCACCCTTGTTGTTTTTCATCTCAACCTTGAAGAGAGGAGAGAACCCTCTGTCTTTGTCACCCTTTACCCAGATAACAAAGTTTGTATATCCAGATACATCAGAACCGTTCAGCTTCATCCAAAAACCATTGTAGGCTGGGTTTGGAGAGTCAACATCATAATCCAACCTCAAACAGAAACCTTTTCCATCTCTGGTGTCGCTAGTACTAAAACTCTCTATGGCTGTCTGAGAGAAATCCATTGGATCTCTATCCCAAGCACCAAAATCTCCACCGATATTGCTTGGTTTTACACCCGAATCAAAATCGGAAACCAGAAGATCTTCTTGTGCAAAAGATACTGCCGTAGCTACAAAGAGAGCCACCAAAATAAGATAGCTAACTTTTTTCATCATCCCACCTCCTTTTTATTTTTGAATCTTTTTATTTATGCCACATGGGCCATCTTTTGTCAAGTTTTTAACTTAAACCATTAAATAAGTAAAGATGTGCTGAATTACAAGGCTTACCGCACCTAAAGCTACGGAGTTTTCGCCCAGCTGAGTAGGTACAATCCTAACCTGATTGCCTATCTCTTCAAATGTCTTATCTCTAACAGTTTTTTTAATTACATCAAGCAGCACAGAGCCGGCTCTCTCAATACCACCGCCTATTACAACCACTTCGGGATTAAATATTTGAATAAGGTAGGCAATCCTTACGCCTAACTCCTCGCCTGCCTCTTTTACCAGACTTACTGCAAGCTCATCTCCAGCTCTCACAGCTTCAATAATGGATTTAAAGTCTATTTTAGAGCTATCTCCTCTAGCTAATTCTAAAATCTTAGAATCACTCTTCTCTTTTACTCCCTCTATTGCAGCAGCCCTAAGGCCCAAATCGGCCTCCCAGCGATCTAATCCTCTCCAGCGATTCTTCTCTTCTTTTCCTAATGTAGGCAATCCTAACTCTCCAGCGCAACCACCAGTGCCTCCATAGATCTGACCATTGATAACAATACCGCAGCCGACACCGGAATACATAAAGATAAGATTCTTAATATCGCTTTCAAGCTCAAACTCTCTCTCTCCAAAAGCAGCAACAGTTGCATCGTTCTCTACAAAGACAGGGATCTGGAACTTTTGCTCTAGCATATTCTTTAAAGTAGATATATAGACGCTGCCCATCTGTCCCGGCCAACGTATCGTACCGCCTTTTCTATCTACAATACCGGGTATACCTATACCGATACCTTTTATCTGGTCCCTCTCAACGTTAACTTCCGATATTACCTCTCCAATAATATCGGATATTGCATTTATCATAGCATCCTCAGTACCTTCAGGCCGAACCTTCTCTACTTTAATCAAAACATTTGCCTTCAAATCAGAGACAACGCCTATGATATTAAGAAGATCTAAGCCTATTCCTATGATATAAGCAGCCTTTGGGTTTAATTCTAAGACAACCGGCCTTCTGCCCCCCGTTGAAACATCAAGACCGCCTTCTATGACCAGACCCTTTTGAATATAGGTATTGACGTAGTTGGATACCGTGACGATATTTAACTCTGTCTCCTTAGATATTTCCGTACGAGTAATGGGTCCTTTTCTACGAACTAAATCGAGGATTGAAAAATTTTTCCGCTCCCTGTCCGTTAAAACCTCTGTTGCTTCTACCATGCTTACCTCCTTTTAATAATTACTCCCTCAGGAGTTTGTTACCTGCCTCTACAATCTCGGGCAAAATATCATCCAGTTCAGCTTGACCGTTAAAAAATAAATCCAATTTTGGTTTAACATACAACTCTTCTATCTCTCTCCAATTAGCACTAAATGGAGGGAAGACCACGCTCTTGACTACTTCATTGAGCATTTTTTTATTCAGTGGCTTCTCTTCACTGCCAGCCCAGTAAGGGCCTTGAGCAACAGATATCCTGCTTGGCTGCGCTAATCCTATAGAGGCAATACGTTCCATAGCTTGAGCAGAAGTTAAAGCCTTTATTGTCTTCCAGGCAAGCTCAGGATTCTTAGATGTTTTCAATATGCAATATGCTGTTCCTCCCGTTGCAACCTGCCGTATATCCTTAGGACTTTTAGGAAACATTGCTATATCCCAATCAAAGTTCTCTATATTCTGCAATGCCGGCGTCTCCCATATCCCTGAACCTAACATCGCAAGGCGTCCGGTCATAAACATCATCTGCACACCCATACCCATATTTATAAGGGCAGAGGGTGTTGGAGATACTTTATGCTTTAAAATAAGATCTCTATAAAACTCCAGTCCTTCTCGCGATGCTTGAGTATTCAGCCTTATAGAGCTAGGGACTTTAACATTATCTACAAGCCCGCCGCCGTTAGCTAAAACAAAATTCTGCCAGGCCCAAGTATAAAAACCATAGCTCTTAATCTTACCTTTTTCATCTCTTTCGGTAAGGCGCTTTGCAGTTTTAAGAAGAGCATCCCAATCCCAATCATCATCGGGGTAGGGAATATTATGCTGATCAAAGATATCCTTATTATAGTAGATGCAGGCAAAAGGGGCAATATCTCTGGGTATACCGTAAATATCACCTTCGATAGTAAAATGTTCAATAATGGGCGAGAAAAAATCATTTAATACAAAACTCTCATCTTTTTCTACAAAAGGACTAAGGCTTAAGAAAACGCCTTTAGAGTAAAAACTTGTAAAGAGTCCTACCTCTACAGCTATAACATCAGGCGCATCTCCTCCTGCTATTCTAGTTAAAATCTTGCTGCTATACCCTCCGTAAGGAGTATGCTCTAAAACAACTTTTATCCCAGGATTGTCTCTCTGCCATTCTTTAATAACAGACGTAATTATCCTAACCTCTTCGGGGGAGCCCCAAAAAGCAAAGCGTACCTTGTTACTATCTAAGGCTGGATCCTTACCACAGCCCCATGCTAGTATAGATATTAAGATTAAAATACTTTTTGTAATCTTCATAATAAACTTATTAAGGTAATTATTTAAATTTTAAAATAACTTTTTATAATTGTCAAACATATTTAAAATACTAAGAGGATCAATTGCCTGAAAACTCTACAACATCATTTTTAGCCACAGATTCTTGAGGTAAACTCAGGAGAAACTCTGCTGCAGAAGTCACCTCTCTAACCTCTTTTACTTTGAGTTTTGCAATCAGCCTACCCTCTCTATAGATAAAGCATTCCATTCCTTCTTCCACACCGTCTCTCCTGCCGCGGTCAATTACTATAAAACCATCTGCTGCGTTAACAGCAACTACTTTGGCTTGGATGCTATTATCCCCTACCTCTATTCTGGGTAATTCAACCGCAAACTCTTGGTCGTCATAACCCATCTTCTTTATCTCCTCAAGAGCCATTTCAAGATCCTGCTTTAAGCGTGTAACTTCGAGCATCTTATCTTCTAAAATTTGATTAACGTAACCTATCCGCTTTTCAAACCTATTTTTACTTTGTTCCTCTTTTAGCATTGTCTGCTTAAAATCATCCAGCCTTTTTTCAGTAGCCATCTTATCCACTTGAGCCTGTTCTAACTGAAGAGCTAAGCCCTGTTTGTCCTGCTCTAATCTTTCCAAGCCTCTTATAGATTCGAGCTTCTCTTCTTTCTCCTGCTCCAATGATTGGGAAAAAGAAGAGACTATACCTCTAGTCTCAGCTAATCTCTCCTCTAGCCCTTTTTTCTCATCTAATAGCTCTCCTGTAAGCTGGCTCAATCGCTCTCTCTCATCTTCAAATCTTAAAATCTCTTCGTCTTTTTTCTCAAGCAACCTTTTAAGATTGCTAAGCTTTAATTCTAAAGATGTCTTCTCCCGCAGTAGATTAGACCAAAAATCATCTCCCCTGCCGTCCTCTGCTTTGACTCTTTTGGTCAATCTCTCTTTTAGATCTTCTCTCTCTCTAACCAGCCTGGCAGCCTCATCTTTTAGCCTATTGTTATCATCGGCCAACTCTTCAAGCTCTTCTTCTGTTAAAAGTTTGTTCTCTTCTAATTTTGCCATCTGACTTCTATAAGCTGTTAGTTGGGTTCTAATATCTTCTACCTCTATTTTAAATTTATCTAGTTCAAACTCTAAATCTCTATTCTTTTGATGCCAGAGCGCTTTCTCTTCTACATAGCTAGAGTATATCTTTCTATTCTCCGTGCCTAACCAGAAAGCAGATACTAAAGAGAGTATCGTTAGGACTGTCACCGTTGAATATATAACTATTTTTATATTATCATTCATGCTTTATCTTTAAAAATACACTCATACGATTCAATCTATATTTTAAATCTTCCAATATCATATAGCCAGAAGGAATTACAAGGAGGGTCAATACGGTAGAGACAGACATTCCTCCAATTACAGTCTTTGCTAGCGGTGACCAGAGATTGGAAGACTCACTCTTATCTAATGCCATAGGCATAAGACTGCAGATTGTTGTAATAGAAGTCATAAAGATAGGACGTAATCTATGTTCAGCACCTCCAAGGATAGCTTTTTTTAATTCTACGCCTTGCCCTCTTAAAAAATTTATATGATCGACCATAACTATTGCATTATTGACAACAATACCTCCCAACATCAACATCCCCATAAGAGCTCCGATGTTAATAGATGTATCTGTATAGTAGAGCGTTGGGATGACACCTATTGCAGCTAAAGGAACGGTGGCCATAATAATAAACGGCTGAGTATAAGACTCAAAGAGTGAAGCCAAAACTAAAAAGATTAAAAATAGCGCTGTAATGACCGCAAATTTTTGTTGACGCTCATTCTCCACCATCAATTCATAATCTCCGCTAAACCTATAGGTGTAATTCTCTGGCATCTCAAATGTATCTAAAGCCTCCTTACATCTTTCAATGGCTTTATTTAAGTCTAAGGAGCCTCTGTTCGCACTAACCTGAACCATTCTGGATTTATTTTTATGCCAAATTTCACTTGGAGCTATATCAAATTTTAAATCTGCAACCTGTTTCAATGGAACTTCCACTTTCTCCTTATTTACAAAAGTTATATTTTTTAAATCGTCAAAACTATCGCGATCAAGCTCACTTATCCTCGCAACAATCTCAACTTCCTTGTTCTCAGTATGAAAAAAACTAGACCTTAGACCCCGTATCTTACCATGCAATTGATAGGAAATATCTTTAATCGTTAATCCAAACATGCTGAGTTTATCTTGATCCACTATAATTCTTATCTCCGGCCTACCCTCACGCATTCTTATCTTTTGATCTGTAATCCCTTCAACCTGAGAGAGGCTTTGGGCCATCTTCATTGCTATCTGCTTCAAAACATCGTAGTCATAACCATTGATATCAATAAATATTTCATTGCTGCCTACTTCTTGAGGTAGTTGAAAATATATAAAGGCATCGAAATTCTTCATTGTTTCATCCATTTGGGGGCGAAGCTCTTCTATGAGATCGTTTGTCAATTTATCTCTTTGATCAAGTGGTTTTAACTTTACATACACCTTGGAAGACCATCTCTCTATTCTAGAAGATACAGTCCGTACTTCAGGAACATCTTTTAAGATCTTTTCAACCATCGCAACTGCTTTATCAGACATCTCCAGCTTCGCGCCTGTAGGCAGCTCAACATGTACGGTAAATTTGTTCTGTTCTGTAATTCCGATAAACTCTCTGCCGATATGTTCCTGAAGAGGCCAGACCCAGACAACAGTTGCTATCATAACTAATATCAGGAGATACCTGAATTTTAAAATGAATTTTAGTGAGCCTATATAAGCTTCTCTAACCTTTTTAATGTTCTTCTTACCTTTCTTCAAAAATGACACTCCTCCACCCATCTTAATTATAGATGAGGCTAAGGGAATCAAGCTTAAAGCTACAAAGAGAGACGCAAGGAGAGAGTAGACAACTGTCCAGGTCAATCCGCTGTAGAGCAATCTAATCTGTTTACCGACAAACATTATCGGCAAAAACGCAACTACAGAAGTAATGGTTGAAGCTGCTATTGCCAGGCTGACTTCCTGACTGCCTTTTAGCGCAGCCTCTCTTTTTTTAAGCCCTTGCTCCCTTTTTTTGAAAATATTCTCAAGCACAACGATGGAGGAGTCAACCAACATGCCTATACCTAAAGCCAACCCAGAGAGAGTCATAACATTTAAAGTCAAACCCTGCATAAACATGATTGTAAAGGTGGCCATAACAGAAAGCGGGATAGAGAGTGCGATAATAAATGTTGGAGCTACATCATGGAGAAAGAGCAGCAACACAACAACTGCCAGCGCTCCACCGAACATAAGTGATTTACGGACTGTATCAATGGCCTCTTGAACATACTCAGCCTGCTGAAAAGTAGGTTTTATTATTACATCCTCGGGAAGCTCCTCTCTTATCTTGGAAAGCTCCTCAACTAGCATCTTATCAACCTTTATAGTGTTAGCCGTAGACTCTTTCTGTATATAGATAGAGACAACAGGCCTAGAATCAACTCTAGAAATATCCATGGGATCAAGGAAGGAATCCTTAATCCGGGCAACATCTTTAAGCCGAATAATGGAACCTTGGGGATTCATGCTAATCCCAATATCTTTTATATCCTCAATGCTTTTATACTGACCCATGAGGCGAATTAAATTTTTTACTTTTACCTCTTCCACCTCTCCTAAAAGCAGGTCTAAATTGTTAGCTCCTACAGCATCAATT
It contains:
- a CDS encoding carbohydrate binding domain-containing protein, coding for MMKKVSYLILVALFVATAVSFAQEDLLVSDFDSGVKPSNIGGDFGAWDRDPMDFSQTAIESFSTSDTRDGKGFCLRLDYDVDSPNPAYNGFWMKLNGSDVSGYTNFVIWVKGDKDRGFSPLFKVEMKNNKGEIGKYYVTGITDQWQKIEVPLARVAGISDFTNLDEFVVVFEDWRCEVKEGTVYFDDVMFE
- a CDS encoding efflux RND transporter permease subunit is translated as MNLPEFSIKKPVAMSMIFLGIILVGYIALIQLPVELMPNYSYDTISIIIRIRGGVPSPDVERLVTKPVEEAISDVSKLKELIAISEEGESRVILRFEPGTDMDFASLEVREKFGRVKDSLPNEIEKPVIARYQQTDVPMVILAVTGERYTPEMLRRIVDEKIKSRLQRIGGVANIEIAGGRERKIIVEATENSLQSYNISLGELIDAVGANNLDLLLGEVEEVKVKNLIRLMGQYKSIEDIKDIGISMNPQGSIIRLKDVARIKDSFLDPMDISRVDSRPVVSIYIQKESTANTIKVDKMLVEELSKIREELPEDVIIKPTFQQAEYVQEAIDTVRKSLMFGGALAVVVLLLFLHDVAPTFIIALSIPLSVMATFTIMFMQGLTLNVMTLSGLALGIGMLVDSSIVVLENIFKKREQGLKKREAALKGSQEVSLAIAASTITSVVAFLPIMFVGKQIRLLYSGLTWTVVYSLLASLFVALSLIPLASSIIKMGGGVSFLKKGKKNIKKVREAYIGSLKFILKFRYLLILVMIATVVWVWPLQEHIGREFIGITEQNKFTVHVELPTGAKLEMSDKAVAMVEKILKDVPEVRTVSSRIERWSSKVYVKLKPLDQRDKLTNDLIEELRPQMDETMKNFDAFIYFQLPQEVGSNEIFIDINGYDYDVLKQIAMKMAQSLSQVEGITDQKIRMREGRPEIRIIVDQDKLSMFGLTIKDISYQLHGKIRGLRSSFFHTENKEVEIVARISELDRDSFDDLKNITFVNKEKVEVPLKQVADLKFDIAPSEIWHKNKSRMVQVSANRGSLDLNKAIERCKEALDTFEMPENYTYRFSGDYELMVENERQQKFAVITALFLIFLVLASLFESYTQPFIIMATVPLAAIGVIPTLYYTDTSINIGALMGMLMLGGIVVNNAIVMVDHINFLRGQGVELKKAILGGAEHRLRPIFMTSITTICSLMPMALDKSESSNLWSPLAKTVIGGMSVSTVLTLLVIPSGYMILEDLKYRLNRMSVFLKIKHE
- a CDS encoding ROK family protein, whose protein sequence is MVEATEVLTDRERKNFSILDLVRRKGPITRTEISKETELNIVTVSNYVNTYIQKGLVIEGGLDVSTGGRRPVVLELNPKAAYIIGIGLDLLNIIGVVSDLKANVLIKVEKVRPEGTEDAMINAISDIIGEVISEVNVERDQIKGIGIGIPGIVDRKGGTIRWPGQMGSVYISTLKNMLEQKFQIPVFVENDATVAAFGEREFELESDIKNLIFMYSGVGCGIVINGQIYGGTGGCAGELGLPTLGKEEKNRWRGLDRWEADLGLRAAAIEGVKEKSDSKILELARGDSSKIDFKSIIEAVRAGDELAVSLVKEAGEELGVRIAYLIQIFNPEVVVIGGGIERAGSVLLDVIKKTVRDKTFEEIGNQVRIVPTQLGENSVALGAVSLVIQHIFTYLMV
- a CDS encoding sugar ABC transporter substrate-binding protein, giving the protein MKITKSILILISILAWGCGKDPALDSNKVRFAFWGSPEEVRIITSVIKEWQRDNPGIKVVLEHTPYGGYSSKILTRIAGGDAPDVIAVEVGLFTSFYSKGVFLSLSPFVEKDESFVLNDFFSPIIEHFTIEGDIYGIPRDIAPFACIYYNKDIFDQHNIPYPDDDWDWDALLKTAKRLTERDEKGKIKSYGFYTWAWQNFVLANGGGLVDNVKVPSSIRLNTQASREGLEFYRDLILKHKVSPTPSALINMGMGVQMMFMTGRLAMLGSGIWETPALQNIENFDWDIAMFPKSPKDIRQVATGGTAYCILKTSKNPELAWKTIKALTSAQAMERIASIGLAQPSRISVAQGPYWAGSEEKPLNKKMLNEVVKSVVFPPFSANWREIEELYVKPKLDLFFNGQAELDDILPEIVEAGNKLLRE